The Etheostoma spectabile isolate EspeVRDwgs_2016 chromosome 1, UIUC_Espe_1.0, whole genome shotgun sequence genome has a segment encoding these proteins:
- the thsd4 gene encoding thrombospondin type-1 domain-containing protein 4 isoform X5, with translation MLSGLALLLLVCLHMRVQGKPRSQVVPASPLLGPGGTWDLGCDEYLGSEKAMDTCGVCGGDNTTCRLVSGVFKHSLTKIGYHKIVEIPEGATKINVTEMVKSRNYLALRSRSGRAIINGNWAIDRPGKYEGGGTMFTYRRPNEIRSTAGESFLAEGPTNEILDVYMIFQQPNPGVHYEYLLPSEKPVVPQQPNHRPDAGNTVNGQGGYDHHSSTHQENFNPAGGGWDPPRLPDNQVPAAQPPRHEREYNWKLAGATECSASCGKGFRYSIFHCVSRLNHGQVSDALCDSSSRPTPQEEACNLQPCPAFWDIGEWSECSKTCGLGMQHRQVLCRQIYANRTLNVHTSRCRHLERPEIATTCQLKICSEWQIRSEWTTCSVPCGLGQRSREVRCVSNVGDFVPDEECNMNLRPIDLENCDMGSCAKSWFYTEWGNRCSAECGMGVRTRGIVCLTNHIGSLPLEGCGSERPADSQVCNNGLCENRIEWFTGPWSQCSAECGAGSQQRSVVCLIKSDEGFTIMPPYECSSLDRPLSQQSCNLKACGAKWYHTDWSACSKTCEGGFRVREVRCLSDDMRFSEGCDQQLRPAAKEDCNPEPCIPSIDENCRDKYFNCNVVVQARLCVYDYYKTTCCASCSRVAHRQLIHSGRS, from the exons ATGCTGTCAGGACTGGCTCTACTGCTGCTCGTCTGCCTCCACATGCGTGTGCAGGGGAAGCCGCGGTCACAGGTAGTACCCGCTTCACCTCTGTTGGGTCCTGGAGGAACCTGG GATCTAGGCTGCGATGAGTACCTCGGATCAGAGAAGGCAATGGACACGTGTGGAGTGTGTGGAGGCGACAACACAACCTGCAGGCTGGTTTCTGGAGTGTTTAAACACAGTTTAACCAAGATTGGCTACCACAAGATAGTGGAGATCCCAGAGGGAGCCACCAAGATCAACGTCACAGAAATGGTGAAGAGCAGAAACTATCtag CTCTCCGAAGCCGATCGGGGCGAGCCATCATTAATGGAAACTGGGCTATTGACCGACCAGGGAAGTATGAGGGAGGGGGGACTATGTTCACTTACCGCCGACCCAACGAAATCAGAAGCACCGCTGGGGAGTCCTTTCTCGCTGAAGGACCCACCAATGAGATCCTGGATGTTTAT ATGATCTTCCAGCAGCCAAACCCTGGTGTCCACTACGAGTACCTTCTCCCCTCTGAAAAACCAGTCGTCCCTCAGCAACCAAACCACAGACCAGATG CAGGGAACACTGTAAATGGACAGGGTGGATATGACCATCACAGCAGCACTCACCAAGAAAACTTCAATCCAGCAGGTGGTGGGTGGGACCCTCCTCGTCTCCCAGACAACCAGGTTCCTGCCGCACAGCCACCCAGACATGAGAGAGAGTACAACTGGAAACTGGCTGGTGCTACAGAGTGTAGTGCCTCTTGTGGTAAAG GATTCAGATACTCCATCTTTCACTGTGTCTCCCGGCTGAACCATGGCCAGGTATCAGATGCTCTttgtgacagcagcagcagaccgACTCCGCAGGAAGAAGCCTGCAACCTGCAGCCCTGCCCAGCCTT CTGGGATATCGGAGAGTGGTCAGAATGCAGTAAGACCTGCGGCCTGGGCATGCAACACCGTCAGGTCCTGTGTCGCCAGATTTACGCCAACCGCACCCTCAACGTCCACACGAGTCGCTGCCGACACTTGGAACGGCCCGAGATTGCCACTACTTGCCAGCTGAAGATCTGCAGTGAATGGCAGATACGCTCCGAGTGGACCACT TGTTCGGTGCCATGTGGGCTGGGTCAGAGGTCACGGGAGGTCCGCTGTGTCAGCAACGTAGGCGACTTTGTTCCTGATGAGGAGTGCAACATGAATCTGCGGCCCATTGATTTAGAGAACTGTGACATGGGATCCTGTGCCAAGAGCTGGTTCTACACCGAGTGGGGCAATAGG TGCTCAGCTGAATGTGGGATGGGTGTACGGACGCGGGGAATTGTCTGCCTGACCAACCACATTGGCAGCCTTCCTCTGGAGGGATGTGGCAGCGAGCGACCTGCAGATTCTCAGGTCTGCAACAACGGCCTCTGTGAGAATCGCATCGAGTGGTTCACAGGCCCCTGGAGCCAG TGCTCTGCAGAGTGTGGCGCAGGCAGCCAGCAAAGGTCAGTGGTGTGTCTGATAAAGTCAGATGAGGGATTCACCATCATGCCACCGTATGAGTGCTCCTCCTTGGATCGGCCCCTCAGCCAGCAGAGCTGCAACCTCAAGGCCTGTGGAGCAAAGTGGTACCACACTGACTGGAGTGCT TGTTCAAAAACATGTGAGGGAGGTTTCCGTGTGCGGGAGGTGCGTTGTCTGTCTGACGACATGCGGTTTAGCGAAGGCTGTGACCAGCAGCTGAGACCGGCAGCCAAGGAGGACTGCAACCCAGAGCCCTGCATACCTAGCATAG
- the thsd4 gene encoding thrombospondin type-1 domain-containing protein 4 isoform X6 yields MLSGLALLLLVCLHMRVQGKPRSQDLGCDEYLGSEKAMDTCGVCGGDNTTCRLVSGVFKHSLTKIGYHKIVEIPEGATKINVTEMVKSRNYLALRSRSGRAIINGNWAIDRPGKYEGGGTMFTYRRPNEIRSTAGESFLAEGPTNEILDVYMIFQQPNPGVHYEYLLPSEKPVVPQQPNHRPDAGNTVNGQGGYDHHSSTHQENFNPAGGGWDPPRLPDNQVPAAQPPRHEREYNWKLAGATECSASCGKGFRYSIFHCVSRLNHGQVSDALCDSSSRPTPQEEACNLQPCPAFWDIGEWSECSKTCGLGMQHRQVLCRQIYANRTLNVHTSRCRHLERPEIATTCQLKICSEWQIRSEWTTCSVPCGLGQRSREVRCVSNVGDFVPDEECNMNLRPIDLENCDMGSCAKSWFYTEWGNRCSAECGMGVRTRGIVCLTNHIGSLPLEGCGSERPADSQVCNNGLCENRIEWFTGPWSQCSAECGAGSQQRSVVCLIKSDEGFTIMPPYECSSLDRPLSQQSCNLKACGAKWYHTDWSACSKTCEGGFRVREVRCLSDDMRFSEGCDQQLRPAAKEDCNPEPCIPSIDENCRDKYFNCNVVVQARLCVYDYYKTTCCASCSRVAHRQLIHSGRS; encoded by the exons ATGCTGTCAGGACTGGCTCTACTGCTGCTCGTCTGCCTCCACATGCGTGTGCAGGGGAAGCCGCGGTCACAG GATCTAGGCTGCGATGAGTACCTCGGATCAGAGAAGGCAATGGACACGTGTGGAGTGTGTGGAGGCGACAACACAACCTGCAGGCTGGTTTCTGGAGTGTTTAAACACAGTTTAACCAAGATTGGCTACCACAAGATAGTGGAGATCCCAGAGGGAGCCACCAAGATCAACGTCACAGAAATGGTGAAGAGCAGAAACTATCtag CTCTCCGAAGCCGATCGGGGCGAGCCATCATTAATGGAAACTGGGCTATTGACCGACCAGGGAAGTATGAGGGAGGGGGGACTATGTTCACTTACCGCCGACCCAACGAAATCAGAAGCACCGCTGGGGAGTCCTTTCTCGCTGAAGGACCCACCAATGAGATCCTGGATGTTTAT ATGATCTTCCAGCAGCCAAACCCTGGTGTCCACTACGAGTACCTTCTCCCCTCTGAAAAACCAGTCGTCCCTCAGCAACCAAACCACAGACCAGATG CAGGGAACACTGTAAATGGACAGGGTGGATATGACCATCACAGCAGCACTCACCAAGAAAACTTCAATCCAGCAGGTGGTGGGTGGGACCCTCCTCGTCTCCCAGACAACCAGGTTCCTGCCGCACAGCCACCCAGACATGAGAGAGAGTACAACTGGAAACTGGCTGGTGCTACAGAGTGTAGTGCCTCTTGTGGTAAAG GATTCAGATACTCCATCTTTCACTGTGTCTCCCGGCTGAACCATGGCCAGGTATCAGATGCTCTttgtgacagcagcagcagaccgACTCCGCAGGAAGAAGCCTGCAACCTGCAGCCCTGCCCAGCCTT CTGGGATATCGGAGAGTGGTCAGAATGCAGTAAGACCTGCGGCCTGGGCATGCAACACCGTCAGGTCCTGTGTCGCCAGATTTACGCCAACCGCACCCTCAACGTCCACACGAGTCGCTGCCGACACTTGGAACGGCCCGAGATTGCCACTACTTGCCAGCTGAAGATCTGCAGTGAATGGCAGATACGCTCCGAGTGGACCACT TGTTCGGTGCCATGTGGGCTGGGTCAGAGGTCACGGGAGGTCCGCTGTGTCAGCAACGTAGGCGACTTTGTTCCTGATGAGGAGTGCAACATGAATCTGCGGCCCATTGATTTAGAGAACTGTGACATGGGATCCTGTGCCAAGAGCTGGTTCTACACCGAGTGGGGCAATAGG TGCTCAGCTGAATGTGGGATGGGTGTACGGACGCGGGGAATTGTCTGCCTGACCAACCACATTGGCAGCCTTCCTCTGGAGGGATGTGGCAGCGAGCGACCTGCAGATTCTCAGGTCTGCAACAACGGCCTCTGTGAGAATCGCATCGAGTGGTTCACAGGCCCCTGGAGCCAG TGCTCTGCAGAGTGTGGCGCAGGCAGCCAGCAAAGGTCAGTGGTGTGTCTGATAAAGTCAGATGAGGGATTCACCATCATGCCACCGTATGAGTGCTCCTCCTTGGATCGGCCCCTCAGCCAGCAGAGCTGCAACCTCAAGGCCTGTGGAGCAAAGTGGTACCACACTGACTGGAGTGCT TGTTCAAAAACATGTGAGGGAGGTTTCCGTGTGCGGGAGGTGCGTTGTCTGTCTGACGACATGCGGTTTAGCGAAGGCTGTGACCAGCAGCTGAGACCGGCAGCCAAGGAGGACTGCAACCCAGAGCCCTGCATACCTAGCATAG